In Polyangiaceae bacterium, the genomic window GGGCCCGAGCGCCGAGAGCGCGTTGAGCTTGCCGTGAGAGTGCTCGTGGATCAGCGCCTCCGCCAGGGTCAAAGGGTCGGGGTGGAGCGAGAGGTAGAGGCTGCCGACCGCCTCCGCGTAGGAGGCAGACTCGTGACGCTCCCGGGAGAACCCCACCGGGATCAGCTGAGTGGAGGCGAGCGCGAGCTCACGGGCGAGCTCCGGCAAGTGCTCACGGATGATCGAGAGCGCCGCCTCCAGCGAGGAGAGCCAGGTCCCGGTGTCGTGCCCGCCGAGATCGACCCGGCTACCGGCCTTCTCCGGGTGCGCCTCGACTCCGGCGAGTGGGTTGTTGTCCACGGTCGCGAACACCAAGTCGGCGTCGAGCGCGTGGTAGCCGTGGAGGTCGACCAGCGGCGGGTCGAGCTCGGCCTGGTCGAGCCTCAGGCGCACGCCTCCGGTCGACACCTCCGCGCCGTTCGGCCCGCAGCCGAGGAGCGCGCCGCTCGGCAAGGCGATGGCGCGCCGGGCGCCGAGAGCGCACAGGATCGGCGGACACGGCAGCTCGAGCGGCGCCGCCGGCAGCTCGCCGCCGAGCGCGAGCTCGAGGGACACGAGCGCCGCGAGCTCCCCGCAAATGGCAGGGTGCGGGTGCTCGCCCCGCGCGAGTGCGCCGTCCACGAGCCGGACCAGCACCGAGACCGTGGGGAGCCGCAGCGCAGCGAAGAGCGCGCCGGGGCGCCGGGCCGCGAGCAGCTCCTTCGCCCAGCGGGTCACCGGCTCCAGGCCAGGAGCGCGGTCGGAGAGCGCGACGAAGCGCGCCGTCAGGTGGCGCAGGTACTCGCCGTAGAGCCAGCGTGCCGTGTCTCGGCCCCGGCTCGGGGTACGGTCAGGTCGTCGATGGCCCGCATCCGCCCCAGTCTACGCCAGCCGGGATCGACTTGACCGGCGGCGCCGCGAGGGTGACGTTTGTCGCCCCGCATGTCTCAGCGCAAGCGCTACCTGTTCGTGTGCGTCAACCGGAGGCCCGACGGCACGCCCAAGGGCTCGTGCGCGGCCCGCGGCTCGGTCGAGCTGCACGAGCAGCTGAAGGCGCTCCTGAAGGAGAGGGGCCTCGCGGCGCTCGAGGCGCGGGCCTGTAGCGCGAGCTGCCTCGACGCCTGTTGGGCCGGCCCGACCATCGCCGTCGAGCCGGACCACTACTTCTACGGGCGCGTCCAGCCGGCGGACCTACCGGAGATCGTCGATGCGCTCGCCGAGGGCCGGCGGGTCGAGCGCCTGGTGCTCGCCCCCGAGGACTTCGACGAGCCCGGGGCATGATCCGCCGCGAGCCGTTTCGACAGCTCTTGGTCGGGAGCTGGCGACCCGAGGGACGAGCGGGCGGCGGGCTCCCGGCCACTCTGGAGCTCTGGGGCACCCGGCCGCTCTTGCTGCCGGGGCTCGGGCGCTCGATCGCGGTCGAAGGCGTGCTCGACGCCAAGGGGCTGTGCGAGCGGCTGCCGGTGCGCGGCCGCGTGACCTTCGACCGCTGGACGCCGCTCGCGGCGGCGTACGACCTCGAGCTGACGCTCGGCGACGGCACGCCGGGGCGGCTGCACGCCGCGCGTGGTCGCGAGCTCCGCGGCTTTTTCTCGGCGCAGAGCAGCGTGTCGGCCGATCTGGTCGACGCCGGCGGCCGCTGCCTGGCGAAGCTCGATCTCCGATTCGACTACCGCCGCGACCTCATTCGCTACCTCACCTGAGGGGCTGTCCGCGTTCTCTGCTCTGGTGTAGACGGCAGGGCATGCAGCGCCTCGATCCGAAGAAGACCGCCGTCGTCGTCGTGGACGTGCAGGACCGCCTCGCGGCGGCGATGCCCGCCGAGCAGCTCGAGCGCGTCAAGCGCTCGGCCCGCATCCTGGTCGAAGCGGCCCGCCTGCTCGGGGCACGGGTGCTCGCGACGGAGCAGTACCCGAAGGGCCTGGGCGCGACCGTGCCGGAGGTCGCCGAGGCGCTGAAGAGCGCGGACGCGCCGTGCTTCGAGAAGCTCGACTTCAGCGCCTGCGACGCCGCCGGGTTCGGCGAGCGCCTGTCCGGGTCGGGCGTCACCGCGGCCGTGGTGCTGGGCATGGAGACCCACGTCTGCGTCTACCAGACGGTGCGCGACCTCGTGGCGCGCGGGCTCGAGGTCCACGTTCCCATCGACGGTGTGGCGTCGCGCCGCGAGGACCACCGCGAGGTCGGCCTCGCGCTGTGCGAGAAGGCCGGCGCCACACGTACCACCAGCGAGACCGTGGTGTTCGACTGGCTCGCTCGGGCCAGCGGGGACGCCTTCAAGCAGGTCTCCAAGCTGGTCCGCTGACGCCGGGCGCGCTCCGGGTATTGTCCCGAACATGGTGCGACGAACCGGGCTCGCCTTGACCGCCGTGCTCCTCTCGGGTTGTGGGGAGGAGCGCGACGCGGGGCAGGTGGGGCGCATCCGCGAAGCGGTCAAGGCGCCGCTCGCTGCCGCCTACTGCCAGATCAACGTCAACGGCACCAATAAGGACACCGAGACCGACTACCTGCCGCACGTGATCACCTGCGAGAACGGCGGCGCGAACCTCGAAGCGCTGAAGGCGCAGGCCATCGCCGCGCGCTCGGTCGCGTATTACTCGATGGCCACCAGCGGGAAGATCTGCGACGGGCAGGGCTGTCAGGTGTACACCTGCGGCGCCAGCCCAGGGCCAAGGCCTTTCAGGCAGTGAAGGAGACGAGCGGCATCTACCTGTCCTACGACAGCATGCTGACCTACGGCTTCTACGTCGCCGGCGACAAAGATCCGCCGCCGCCATCCTGCAAGGGCGCAGGGACATCGTCCACGGAGCACTGGATCACTTACAACGAGGGCAAGACGGGCGCCGACGTGGAGATGACCGCGCTCGGCTACATTCCGCCGAACCAGCCCGTCTACGGTCAGAACCGTGGCTGCATGGGTCAGTGGAGCGCGCGCTGCCTCGAGAACTCGAACGGCTACGACTACGACGAGATCCTGCGCTTCTTCTACGGAGCCGACATCAAGCTCTTGCAGGCCACGGGTCCGTGCGTAGAGC contains:
- a CDS encoding (2Fe-2S) ferredoxin domain-containing protein — protein: MSQRKRYLFVCVNRRPDGTPKGSCAARGSVELHEQLKALLKERGLAALEARACSASCLDACWAGPTIAVEPDHYFYGRVQPADLPEIVDALAEGRRVERLVLAPEDFDEPGA
- a CDS encoding isochorismatase family protein; this encodes MQRLDPKKTAVVVVDVQDRLAAAMPAEQLERVKRSARILVEAARLLGARVLATEQYPKGLGATVPEVAEALKSADAPCFEKLDFSACDAAGFGERLSGSGVTAAVVLGMETHVCVYQTVRDLVARGLEVHVPIDGVASRREDHREVGLALCEKAGATRTTSETVVFDWLARASGDAFKQVSKLVR
- a CDS encoding SpoIID/LytB domain-containing protein — encoded protein: MVRRTGLALTAVLLSGCGEERDAGQVGRIREAVKAPLAAAYCQINVNGTNKDTETDYLPHVITCENGGANLEALKAQAIAARSVAYYSMATSGKICDGQGCQVYTCGASPGPRPFRQ